Proteins encoded in a region of the Candidatus Stygibacter australis genome:
- a CDS encoding T9SS type A sorting domain-containing protein, with product MPAADGKDDNDQVVSSGIYFYQLKTDEFVQSKKMILMK from the coding sequence ATGCCTGCGGCTGATGGCAAAGATGATAATGACCAGGTAGTTTCTTCGGGCATATATTTTTATCAGCTAAAAACTGATGAATTTGTGCAGTCCAAAAAAATGATCTTAATGAAATAA